The Methanoculleus marisnigri JR1 genome window below encodes:
- a CDS encoding DNA topoisomerase I, with the protein MHLIIAEKNISANRIAQILAGNEKVRATKDGSVSTYSFDTKTVVGLKGHVVEVDFEPGYTNWRSETHTPRTLIDAGIVKKPTEKKIVNLIQKLSRKADLVTIATDYDTEGELIGKEAYELVRAVNPNVRINRARFSAITPAEIRTAFENLTDLDFDLAAAGEARQTVDLMWGASLTRFISLAARRGGTNILSVGRVQSPTLAMIVEREREIESFVPQTYWMLSLATEKDGVTIEARHTAGRFTDHEAALAAEAGTKEPLVVTDVKEGQKNDRAPTPFDTTTFIVAASRLGLSAANAMRLAEDLYMNGYISYPRTDNTVYPKSLNLNAILNTLKGGVFDKDVAWVQQNRRPVPTRGKKESTDHPPIHPTGSATREALGQDRWKVYELVVRRFLATLSPDANWATTRCTFDASGEAYKATGGRLLYAGWRRIYPYSEAKENILPVLAPGERLPIKNVNLEEKETQPPARYSQSRLIQVMEELGLGTKSTRHEVIGKLVSRRYVEGNPLRPTLVGRAVIDALDNHAETITEPEMTQTLEEHMQLIKQSQRSRDDVVTESREMLHRVFDKLEAHKSEIGTEIMEQTAEEHTVGPCPDCGHDLRIRHIGVSQFIGCTGYPECRFNISLPGSTWGKAIRVEATCPEHNLSHVRLIRKGARPWDIGCPLCSHITSNVEALRMMPSMTDDLMQRLHAQHIYTVSEIAGMQPEDLAKAVDVGTKEAVELAREAEDALEVLRRRSELRKFVRKIVPPRRGRSHAKIIKNLLGQGIGDIHALSVAEPAALKKAGIPEAAGAELLEAARGLCNERALREAGVPAVSLKKYQAGGVATLDDFCYLPIPYLASKTGINPETVHKHVDLVCRHLGRPAPQKISRTVFERGRKELLEVPGLGEATVDRLYLAGIYDAATLRVADPEEVSSVTGIPKARLRDYIGHLK; encoded by the coding sequence GTGCATCTGATCATAGCAGAAAAGAACATCTCGGCAAACCGGATCGCGCAGATCCTCGCCGGCAACGAAAAAGTGAGAGCGACAAAGGACGGAAGCGTATCCACGTATTCCTTCGACACGAAGACGGTGGTCGGCCTCAAAGGGCACGTGGTGGAGGTAGACTTCGAGCCCGGCTACACGAACTGGCGGAGCGAGACCCACACGCCGCGAACCCTCATCGACGCAGGCATCGTCAAGAAGCCGACCGAGAAGAAGATCGTCAACCTCATCCAGAAACTCTCGAGGAAAGCGGATCTCGTCACCATCGCGACCGATTATGATACCGAGGGAGAACTGATCGGAAAGGAGGCCTACGAACTCGTCCGTGCGGTGAACCCCAACGTCAGGATCAACCGTGCCCGGTTCTCCGCGATAACCCCGGCGGAGATCCGCACAGCGTTTGAGAACCTGACCGACCTCGACTTCGACCTCGCGGCTGCCGGCGAGGCCCGCCAGACGGTCGACCTGATGTGGGGGGCATCGCTGACCCGGTTCATCAGCCTCGCGGCACGCCGGGGCGGCACGAACATCCTCTCCGTCGGGCGGGTGCAGAGCCCGACGCTCGCCATGATCGTCGAGCGGGAGCGTGAGATCGAGAGTTTCGTCCCCCAGACCTACTGGATGCTCTCGCTTGCAACCGAGAAAGACGGCGTAACGATCGAGGCGCGGCATACCGCCGGGCGGTTCACCGACCACGAAGCGGCCCTCGCCGCGGAAGCGGGGACAAAGGAGCCGCTCGTCGTCACGGACGTGAAAGAAGGGCAGAAGAACGACCGGGCGCCGACGCCGTTCGACACCACGACCTTCATCGTCGCGGCGAGCCGCCTGGGCCTCTCGGCGGCGAACGCGATGCGGCTTGCCGAAGACCTCTACATGAACGGGTACATCTCCTACCCGAGGACCGACAACACGGTTTACCCGAAATCGCTGAACCTGAACGCGATCCTCAATACCCTCAAAGGAGGCGTCTTCGACAAGGACGTCGCCTGGGTGCAGCAGAACCGGCGGCCCGTCCCGACCCGGGGCAAGAAGGAGAGCACCGACCACCCGCCGATTCACCCGACGGGCTCCGCGACCCGCGAGGCTCTCGGGCAGGACCGGTGGAAGGTCTACGAGCTCGTCGTGCGGCGGTTCCTCGCGACCCTCTCTCCCGACGCGAACTGGGCGACCACCAGGTGCACCTTCGACGCGTCCGGCGAGGCCTACAAGGCCACGGGCGGCAGGCTCCTCTACGCCGGGTGGCGCCGGATCTACCCCTACTCGGAAGCGAAGGAGAACATCCTCCCGGTGCTCGCCCCGGGTGAACGGCTGCCGATCAAGAACGTGAACCTCGAGGAGAAGGAGACGCAGCCGCCGGCGCGCTACTCCCAGAGCCGGCTCATCCAGGTGATGGAGGAACTCGGCCTCGGCACGAAGAGCACCCGGCACGAGGTGATCGGCAAACTCGTCTCCCGCCGCTACGTGGAAGGCAACCCGCTCCGCCCGACGCTTGTCGGGAGAGCCGTCATCGACGCCCTCGACAACCACGCCGAGACGATCACGGAGCCGGAGATGACCCAGACGCTCGAGGAGCACATGCAGCTCATCAAACAGAGCCAGCGCTCCCGCGACGACGTCGTCACCGAGTCCCGCGAGATGCTGCATAGGGTCTTCGACAAACTCGAGGCGCACAAGTCGGAGATCGGCACCGAGATCATGGAACAGACCGCCGAGGAGCATACCGTCGGCCCCTGCCCCGACTGCGGCCACGATCTCCGGATCCGGCACATCGGCGTCTCCCAGTTCATCGGCTGCACCGGCTACCCCGAGTGCCGGTTCAACATCAGCCTGCCCGGCAGCACCTGGGGCAAGGCAATCCGGGTCGAAGCGACCTGTCCGGAGCACAACCTCTCCCACGTCCGCCTGATCCGGAAGGGCGCCCGGCCGTGGGACATCGGCTGCCCGCTCTGCAGTCACATCACCTCGAACGTCGAGGCGCTCCGGATGATGCCCTCGATGACCGACGATCTCATGCAGCGCCTGCACGCGCAGCACATCTACACGGTCTCCGAGATTGCGGGCATGCAGCCTGAAGACCTCGCAAAGGCCGTCGACGTCGGCACAAAAGAGGCCGTAGAACTCGCGAGAGAGGCAGAGGATGCACTCGAGGTTCTCCGCCGCCGTTCGGAACTCAGGAAGTTCGTCCGGAAGATTGTGCCCCCGAGAAGGGGCCGGAGCCACGCGAAGATCATCAAAAATCTCCTCGGACAGGGGATCGGCGATATCCACGCGCTCTCGGTGGCCGAACCCGCCGCGCTCAAGAAGGCCGGGATCCCGGAGGCTGCCGGAGCCGAACTCCTGGAAGCCGCCCGCGGGCTCTGCAACGAGCGCGCCCTCCGGGAGGCCGGAGTTCCCGCGGTCAGCCTGAAGAAGTACCAGGCAGGCGGCGTCGCGACTCTCGACGATTTCTGTTATCTCCCCATCCCCTACCTTGCAAGCAAAACCGGCATTAACCCGGAAACCGTACATAAACATGTGGATCTGGTCTGCAGGCACCTCGGGCGCCCTGCCCCCCAGAAGATCTCCAGGACAGTCTTTGAGCGCGGGCGAAAAGAACTCCTGGAGGTCCCCGGACTCGGCGAAGCGACCGTGGACAGGCTCTACCTTGCAGGCATCTACGACGCCGCAACGCTCCGTGTTGCCGACCCGGAGGAGGTCTCCTCCGTCACCGGCATCCCGAAGGCCAGACTCCGCGACTACATCGGCCACCTGAAGTGA
- a CDS encoding phosphoglycerol geranylgeranyltransferase, producing the protein MHANWKTWAHVTKLDPDKRLPRGAVEEIATSGTDALMLSGTLNVTRENLQELLDLVSAYGLPLVVEPASPDCAIFDGGIDHLFVPSVLNTNDVRWIVGKHYAWLRQASGIDWEMVVPEAYIVLNPNSAVGRVTGADCSLSTGDVAAFAQVADRYFRFPIVYIEYSGTYGDPAIVQAASEAVENATLYYGGGIRSAEQAAEMGRYADTIVVGNAVYEEGIDVLRATVRAVQ; encoded by the coding sequence ATGCACGCGAACTGGAAGACCTGGGCACACGTAACGAAACTTGACCCCGATAAACGCCTCCCGAGAGGAGCCGTCGAGGAGATCGCAACGAGCGGGACCGATGCCCTGATGCTCTCGGGCACCCTGAACGTGACGCGGGAGAACCTCCAGGAACTCCTGGATCTGGTCTCCGCCTATGGGCTGCCGCTGGTGGTGGAACCGGCGAGCCCCGACTGCGCCATCTTCGACGGGGGTATCGATCACCTCTTCGTGCCGAGCGTGTTGAACACGAACGACGTCCGCTGGATCGTCGGGAAACACTACGCCTGGCTGCGCCAGGCGAGCGGCATCGACTGGGAGATGGTGGTGCCCGAGGCCTACATCGTCCTCAACCCGAACTCCGCCGTCGGCCGGGTAACGGGGGCGGACTGCAGCCTCTCGACCGGAGACGTTGCCGCGTTCGCACAGGTCGCGGACCGCTACTTCCGGTTCCCGATCGTCTACATCGAATACAGCGGAACCTACGGGGATCCCGCAATCGTGCAGGCGGCGTCCGAAGCTGTCGAGAACGCCACCCTCTACTACGGCGGCGGGATCCGTTCGGCCGAGCAGGCGGCGGAGATGGGGCGCTATGCCGATACTATTGTCGTGGGGAACGCGGTCTACGAGGAAGGGATCGACGTGCTCCGGGCGACGGTCCGGGCGGTACAGTGA
- a CDS encoding RNA methyltransferase produces the protein MPEISIVLIEPLYEGNVGFTARVMKNFGFTRLVLVNPCTLGDDAIMRASHARDVLEDARRMTIKKVYNEFDFVVATTGEVSKSVCTPMRMPYYAPAEVREIVGDIDGTVAILFGRENWGLANTELARANLICTIPTSEIYPILNLSHAVGILCYELANLPRGTYPLASPVEMDSLYRHIDAFLNRIDHPDFKRENTMTLIRRVLGRTKLTIREASTLHGLMRRTEWHLENKE, from the coding sequence ATGCCTGAGATCTCAATCGTCCTGATCGAGCCCCTCTACGAGGGGAACGTCGGGTTTACCGCACGGGTGATGAAGAACTTCGGGTTCACCCGGCTGGTTCTCGTCAACCCCTGCACGCTCGGCGACGACGCGATCATGCGCGCCTCCCACGCCCGCGACGTTCTCGAGGACGCCCGGCGGATGACGATCAAGAAGGTCTATAACGAGTTCGACTTCGTGGTCGCGACGACCGGGGAGGTGAGCAAGTCGGTCTGCACCCCGATGCGGATGCCCTACTACGCACCGGCGGAGGTCAGGGAGATCGTCGGCGATATCGACGGGACGGTCGCGATCCTCTTCGGGCGGGAGAACTGGGGGCTCGCGAACACCGAACTCGCGCGCGCAAACCTCATCTGCACCATCCCGACCTCGGAGATCTACCCGATCCTCAACCTCTCCCACGCGGTGGGCATCCTCTGCTACGAGCTCGCGAACCTGCCGCGGGGGACCTATCCCCTCGCGAGCCCCGTCGAGATGGATTCGCTCTACCGGCACATCGACGCGTTCCTGAACCGTATCGACCACCCGGACTTCAAGCGGGAGAACACGATGACCCTGATCCGCCGGGTGCTCGGCCGGACGAAACTGACCATCCGCGAGGCGAGCACGCTTCACGGGCTGATGCGCCGGACGGAGTGGCATCTCGAAAACAAAGAATAG
- a CDS encoding threonine--tRNA ligase, with protein sequence MRLLLIHSDHIEYEARKKTKVAEEDAVQKDALDEALAVFCAVESVDEENIEDAVRQAADEIVATARQLGTTNIMIYPYAHLSSDLASPGAAVSVLKGIEGALVGTDGFVVKRAPFGWYKAFSLSCKGHPLSELSRTILPGEGAAAPKKEIEHEFFVITPEGDRKNAADYAKEETPFAALIRKELGYPGPEGAEPVHVDLMRAKELVEYEPRADVGNHRWMPRGKLIRDLLSDYVLTQVLDYGGMPVETPVMYDLGDAAIAEHAAKFGERQYRFKSGNRDMMLRFAACFGMFSIMHDMHISPNTLPMKLYELSTYSFRHEQKGEVIGLKRLRAFTMPDMHTLCRDMDGALTAFEEQLAIGWKTGEDLETPLVGVFRCTRDFFEQYELWVKGIVAKSGVPMLIEVLSERTHYWIAKVDLAAIDAQGRPIENPTVQIDVESADRFDIKYYAPDGTEVHPPILHCSPTGSIERVICAMLEGTAAQEVPSFPTWLAPTQVRLVPVAERHICFAEEIDTRLNAAGIRADVDDRDESVNKKIREAGMDWVPYVAVIGDQEAETGRLMVTIRKLSEKKKPFKESMTESELVQAVKLETAGKPFRPLYTPRLLSRKPRFI encoded by the coding sequence ATGCGACTTCTTCTAATCCACTCTGATCATATCGAATACGAGGCCCGGAAGAAGACGAAGGTCGCCGAAGAGGACGCCGTCCAAAAGGACGCCCTCGATGAGGCGCTTGCCGTCTTCTGCGCGGTTGAGTCTGTCGACGAGGAGAACATCGAGGATGCCGTCAGGCAGGCGGCCGACGAGATCGTCGCCACCGCCCGGCAGCTCGGCACCACCAATATCATGATTTACCCCTACGCCCACCTCTCCTCCGACCTTGCATCGCCGGGGGCGGCGGTGAGTGTTCTTAAGGGCATCGAGGGGGCCCTCGTCGGTACGGACGGCTTCGTCGTGAAACGCGCGCCGTTCGGCTGGTACAAGGCATTCTCGCTCTCCTGCAAGGGCCATCCGCTCTCCGAGCTCTCGCGGACGATCCTCCCGGGCGAAGGGGCTGCCGCGCCAAAGAAGGAGATCGAGCACGAGTTCTTCGTCATCACCCCCGAGGGGGACCGCAAAAACGCGGCCGATTACGCGAAGGAGGAGACGCCCTTCGCCGCCCTGATCCGAAAGGAACTCGGGTATCCGGGGCCGGAAGGGGCCGAGCCGGTGCACGTCGACCTGATGCGTGCGAAGGAACTCGTGGAGTACGAACCACGTGCGGATGTTGGAAACCACCGCTGGATGCCCCGGGGCAAGCTGATCCGGGACCTTCTCTCCGATTACGTCCTTACACAGGTGCTCGACTACGGCGGGATGCCGGTCGAGACCCCGGTGATGTACGACCTCGGTGATGCGGCGATCGCGGAGCACGCGGCCAAGTTCGGGGAGCGGCAGTACCGGTTCAAGAGCGGCAACCGCGACATGATGCTCCGGTTCGCGGCGTGTTTCGGGATGTTCTCGATCATGCACGACATGCACATCTCCCCGAACACCCTCCCGATGAAACTCTACGAGCTCTCGACCTACTCGTTCCGCCACGAGCAGAAGGGCGAGGTGATCGGGCTGAAGCGTCTGCGCGCCTTCACGATGCCCGATATGCACACCCTCTGCCGGGACATGGACGGCGCGCTCACGGCGTTCGAGGAGCAGCTCGCGATAGGCTGGAAGACCGGCGAGGATCTCGAGACCCCGCTTGTCGGGGTCTTCCGGTGCACCCGCGACTTCTTCGAGCAGTACGAACTCTGGGTGAAGGGGATCGTCGCGAAGTCTGGCGTGCCGATGCTGATCGAGGTTCTCTCGGAGCGGACCCACTACTGGATAGCAAAGGTCGATCTTGCGGCGATCGATGCACAGGGGAGACCCATCGAGAACCCGACCGTCCAGATCGACGTGGAGAGCGCCGACCGGTTCGATATCAAGTATTACGCCCCGGACGGAACGGAGGTCCACCCCCCGATCCTCCACTGTTCGCCGACGGGCTCGATCGAGCGGGTGATCTGCGCGATGCTCGAGGGCACCGCGGCACAGGAGGTTCCCTCGTTCCCGACCTGGCTCGCCCCGACCCAAGTCAGGCTGGTGCCGGTGGCGGAGCGGCACATCTGTTTCGCGGAAGAGATCGACACCCGGCTGAACGCGGCCGGCATCCGGGCGGACGTCGACGACCGGGACGAGAGCGTGAACAAGAAGATCCGCGAGGCCGGGATGGACTGGGTGCCCTACGTCGCGGTGATCGGCGACCAGGAGGCCGAGACCGGCCGGCTCATGGTCACCATCCGGAAGCTCTCGGAGAAGAAGAAGCCTTTCAAGGAGTCGATGACCGAGAGCGAACTCGTCCAGGCGGTCAAGCTCGAAACCGCTGGAAAGCCCTTCCGCCCGCTCTACACGCCGAGGCTTCTCTCGCGGAAGCCCCGGTTTATTTAA
- the dcd gene encoding dCTP deaminase, with amino-acid sequence MILVDWQIEDRIRRGHIRVDPFEPGLIQPNSLDIRLGSHFVWYVPGETVIDPYDSETVCRDTEEMVADSIVLAPGRFLLAETLEAIELPDDIVASIEGKSSIARLGVELHQTGGWIDAGFRGTITLEMCNVNSRPVKVYAGMPIGQLVFYRTDRAARPYNMKQDAKYMDQQQATLSRYHENARRAEE; translated from the coding sequence ATGATTCTTGTCGACTGGCAGATAGAAGACCGCATCAGGCGCGGGCATATCAGGGTTGATCCCTTTGAACCCGGCCTGATTCAGCCAAATTCCCTGGATATCAGGCTCGGTTCGCACTTTGTCTGGTACGTTCCGGGAGAGACCGTGATCGACCCCTACGACAGCGAGACCGTCTGCAGAGACACCGAAGAGATGGTAGCCGACTCGATCGTCCTTGCACCGGGACGGTTCCTCCTCGCCGAGACGCTCGAGGCGATCGAACTCCCCGACGACATCGTTGCGAGCATCGAGGGAAAGAGCAGCATCGCGCGTCTCGGGGTCGAACTCCACCAGACGGGAGGCTGGATCGACGCGGGCTTTCGGGGGACGATCACGCTCGAGATGTGCAACGTGAACTCCCGGCCGGTCAAGGTCTACGCGGGGATGCCTATCGGGCAACTGGTCTTCTACAGAACAGATCGCGCCGCGCGCCCGTACAACATGAAGCAGGACGCGAAGTACATGGACCAGCAGCAGGCGACCCTCTCCCGCTACCACGAGAACGCGCGCCGCGCAGAGGAGTGA